The following proteins come from a genomic window of Sphaerisporangium rubeum:
- a CDS encoding HIRAN domain-containing protein — protein sequence MPILVRLGDWDLNEREHAVVIGRRSSDTHPHDARLTPYDLWGHNNWCNQEVAGESHYFPALEKVLRTSGARELETTAILIREPHNRHDPNAVAVLIQQETVGYLPREDATRYRSLLDHMAASGFAARVPCRVWGGMVTDHEYDQAGRTRLNERFIASVKIALAEPHLCLPVNTAPQGPHVVLPHGGAIQVSGEEHHLSNIKPLLRTEGESYAFATLHEVTDSTGRTVKHFVEVRLDENRVGQLTPKMSGELLPAIRLLDSMGHVTVAKAKLKGNHLKAEVTLYCARAHELPNGWPGPIGDGPPARRAAVQADISSTDSSSVRSHAPIPPRPTRIRFAVPPGWPQAPTGWEPPPGWQPDPSWPVAPDDWIYWLAE from the coding sequence GTGCCTATTCTGGTTCGGCTCGGGGACTGGGATCTGAACGAACGGGAACATGCGGTGGTAATAGGCAGGAGAAGTAGCGACACCCATCCCCACGACGCACGCCTGACTCCTTACGATCTTTGGGGCCACAACAACTGGTGCAACCAGGAAGTCGCAGGAGAGAGCCACTACTTCCCTGCGCTGGAGAAAGTGCTGCGGACGAGTGGCGCACGTGAGTTGGAGACGACCGCGATCCTGATCCGCGAACCGCACAACCGCCACGATCCGAACGCGGTGGCGGTCCTGATCCAACAGGAGACCGTCGGATATCTCCCGCGCGAAGACGCCACGCGATATCGATCCCTGCTCGATCACATGGCCGCCTCCGGCTTCGCGGCCCGCGTCCCATGCCGAGTTTGGGGAGGGATGGTCACCGATCATGAGTATGACCAGGCAGGACGCACCAGGCTGAACGAACGGTTCATAGCGAGTGTCAAGATCGCGCTGGCCGAACCGCACCTCTGCCTTCCCGTGAACACCGCACCGCAGGGACCACATGTCGTTCTACCTCATGGCGGGGCCATACAGGTGAGCGGCGAAGAGCATCACCTATCGAATATCAAACCGCTACTGCGGACGGAAGGGGAGTCCTACGCGTTCGCGACACTTCACGAAGTGACCGACTCCACCGGGCGAACCGTCAAACACTTCGTCGAGGTTCGTCTCGACGAGAACCGAGTCGGTCAACTCACACCGAAGATGAGCGGCGAACTCCTTCCCGCGATCCGTCTTCTGGACAGCATGGGCCATGTGACGGTTGCCAAAGCGAAGCTGAAGGGAAACCACCTCAAAGCGGAAGTCACTCTTTACTGCGCACGCGCACACGAACTCCCCAACGGCTGGCCCGGCCCGATCGGGGACGGTCCTCCGGCAAGACGAGCAGCCGTCCAAGCGGACATCTCGTCCACCGATTCCTCAAGCGTCAGGTCACACGCACCCATCCCACCGAGGCCGACCCGGATCAGATTCGCCGTACCGCCGGGCTGGCCCCAAGCCCCCACAGGCTGGGAGCCGCCTCCTGGCTGGCAGCCGGATCCGTCCTGGCCCGTGGCGCCGGACGACTGGATCTACTGGCTCGCTGAGTGA